The window TGCACAGCAAAGCCTCGGAAATAGACCTGGGCTTCATCGCCGACGCCGCCGAATCCCTGGGCGCCGCGCCGGACGTTTTAGCCGCCATGCGCGCCGCCAATACCAGTATCGAGGCGTTGCGTCTGGCCGGCGACCTGCCCCTGGGCGATCTGATCTGCCGTCGCGCCTGGGAAAAAGCCGCCTACACCATGCATAACAGCATGCAGTTGGAAGTGGTGGCGATTGATCGTCAGGGCCTGCCGGTGGGCGCCTACGCGGGAGAAGACTTATGACTTTGCTGATACTTGGCGGCGTACGTGACGCCAAACTCTGCGCAGACCGACTGCACGCTCAGGGCGTTCCGCTGGTTTACAGCCTCGCGGGACTACTGGAGCGCCACGAGGCCCCCTACCCGATTATCAGCGGCGGCTTTGCGCGTTTCGGCGAAGACAGCGTCAGCGGCCTGGCGAACTACCTCCGCGACCATCAGATCACGGCGGTGGCGGACCTGACTCACCCTTACGCCGCGACGATTTCTTCCAGCGCCGTCCGTGCGGCGCGGCTCCGCGAGATTCCCTGCTGGCGCTTTCAACGTCCGCCTTGGCGGCCGGGACCACAGGATCGCTGGATTGAAACAGACGGCGGCGACGATCTGTTGCACCGACTTGAAGATTATCGACGACCGTTTTTCACCCTGGGACGCAGCGCCTTTCCATTGCTGGCGCAGGCGGAGTCTCTGGGCCTGCCGGCGGAGCAGCGCTGGCTCATTCGCTCCGCGTTGCCGGCGCCCGGTACGCTGGCGTCACGCAACAATATTGATTTCATACAGGCGCGCGGGCCGTTCGCGCTGCAAGAAGAAAGAAATCTGTTCGACGCCTTCGGCGTGGACGCCCTGGTCTGCAAAAACAGCGGCGGCGCGGCCACTGAGGCGAAACTGCAAGTCGCCGCAGAGCGCGGCTTGCCGGTGTTCATGCTGCGGCGTCCGCCAACACCCAGGGCGACACGGGAATTTGACGATCTGGAGCGCTTTATTGAGCACTGCGCCGCCATGACGCTCCCGCTTGGCCCACTGGATCAAACCTATAACAAACACTCTGATAGCGGGCCTTCCTGCGCCCGCGACAGCACACGAGAGGAAAACGATCATGTCTAACAGCGATAAACCCGCCATCTTATTCGTCGGGCACGGTTCTCGCGATAACGAAGCCGTGGAGCA is drawn from Hahella sp. KA22 and contains these coding sequences:
- a CDS encoding precorrin-6A/cobalt-precorrin-6A reductase, with product MTLLILGGVRDAKLCADRLHAQGVPLVYSLAGLLERHEAPYPIISGGFARFGEDSVSGLANYLRDHQITAVADLTHPYAATISSSAVRAARLREIPCWRFQRPPWRPGPQDRWIETDGGDDLLHRLEDYRRPFFTLGRSAFPLLAQAESLGLPAEQRWLIRSALPAPGTLASRNNIDFIQARGPFALQEERNLFDAFGVDALVCKNSGGAATEAKLQVAAERGLPVFMLRRPPTPRATREFDDLERFIEHCAAMTLPLGPLDQTYNKHSDSGPSCARDSTREENDHV